A portion of the Edaphobacter bradus genome contains these proteins:
- a CDS encoding kelch repeat-containing protein, which yields MDLDGRLQPVQPAGNLRTLGTPAPGNIPGARISAVSWIDKAGIFWLFGGLGIDGSGRSEYLNDLWRYSKGQWTWMGGPRISLQSTPGIYGTQGTPDPANLPGARANAASWTDPSGVFWLFGGYGADSTGALGDLNDLWNYSAGQWTWVSGSNLADQPGVYGTQGVPAPGNVPSGRYEASGWVDTSGALWLFGGTDGKTGRNGSPATFTLHNDLWKFSNGQWAWMAGSSATDQAGVYGTQGVASAANTPGARVAAATWTTSDGALWLFGGNARDATRNIGFLNDLWKFSNGQWTWVNGSNLRDAPGNYGTQGVAATGNTPGGRIGEAVWVDSSGTPFIFGGDGIITGTSVVYLNDLWQYQP from the coding sequence ATGGACCTGGATGGGCGGCTCCAGCCAGTACAACCAGCTGGGAATTTACGTACTCTCGGGACCCCCGCCCCTGGAAATATTCCCGGAGCCCGCATCTCCGCCGTCAGTTGGATCGACAAAGCTGGAATTTTTTGGCTCTTCGGCGGCCTCGGCATCGACGGCAGCGGCCGAAGCGAGTACCTCAACGACCTTTGGCGGTACAGCAAGGGCCAATGGACATGGATGGGCGGTCCCCGCATCTCACTGCAGAGCACTCCAGGCATCTATGGGACGCAGGGAACCCCAGACCCTGCCAATCTTCCCGGTGCCCGCGCCAATGCGGCGAGCTGGACGGATCCCTCGGGTGTCTTCTGGCTCTTCGGCGGCTATGGTGCCGATTCCACTGGCGCCCTCGGCGACCTCAACGATCTCTGGAACTACAGCGCAGGTCAGTGGACCTGGGTCAGCGGATCGAACCTCGCCGACCAGCCCGGAGTCTACGGAACCCAGGGCGTTCCCGCTCCCGGAAATGTTCCCAGCGGCCGTTACGAAGCCTCGGGCTGGGTCGATACTTCAGGTGCTCTCTGGCTCTTCGGCGGAACCGACGGCAAAACCGGACGCAATGGGTCTCCTGCAACCTTTACTCTCCATAACGACCTCTGGAAATTCAGCAATGGCCAATGGGCTTGGATGGCCGGCTCGAGCGCCACTGATCAAGCCGGAGTCTACGGCACTCAGGGAGTTGCCTCAGCCGCCAACACACCAGGAGCGCGAGTCGCCGCTGCCACATGGACGACCAGCGATGGCGCTCTTTGGCTGTTCGGCGGCAACGCGCGCGACGCTACCCGAAATATCGGCTTCCTCAATGACCTCTGGAAATTCAGTAACGGTCAATGGACTTGGGTCAATGGCTCCAATCTTAGGGATGCACCCGGAAACTACGGTACCCAGGGAGTAGCCGCGACCGGCAATACCCCCGGAGGGCGTATTGGTGAAGCCGTTTGGGTCGATTCCTCTGGCACCCCTTTTATATTCGGCGGCGACGGCATCATTACCGGTACCTCGGTCGTCTACCTCAATGACCTGTGGCAATACCAACCCTGA
- a CDS encoding cytochrome P450 — protein sequence MTSKQWKLPPGLPHSLQFYALKPWVKLGEPIRLFEHLHRTYGPIAHYRFMGTPIIFLNQPDYIREILVTQASAFVKERTVRRMKILLGEGLITSDDPIHMRQRRIVAPAFHRQRIAAYADEIVAISAHHCDRWQPGETIDISAAMMALSLEIVARTLFNTAVTADIRRINDDVNTIMGIYNFLVAFPRMESFLHLPIPGIIKFRRSKASLDAVVQRLIVEHKAEGIDKGDLLSMLIDSRDDDATGMSDEQIRDEVLTIFLAGYETVANALTWTWYLLSQNPDVEAKLHAELDAVLGSSSEMSSRPKSEQSGDAAEEPALSPSKGSASLPQNHHRLPTLADYPSLRYTEQVFAESMRLYPPAWAMGRMSTSPVTLGPYVIPPGAHFFMSQYIMSRTPEFYPDPLRFDPDRFTPENKAARPRFAYFPFGAGSRQCIGESFAWMEGVLAIATIAQRWRMSYMGNTPPVPQAKITLRPRDPLLMQLTPR from the coding sequence ATGACCTCCAAGCAGTGGAAGCTCCCTCCTGGCCTGCCGCACTCGCTACAGTTCTACGCCCTCAAACCCTGGGTCAAGCTCGGCGAGCCCATCCGCCTCTTCGAGCATCTCCACCGCACCTACGGCCCCATCGCCCACTACCGCTTTATGGGCACGCCCATCATCTTCCTCAATCAGCCTGACTACATCCGCGAGATTCTCGTCACCCAGGCCTCCGCCTTCGTCAAAGAGCGCACCGTCCGCCGGATGAAGATCCTCCTGGGCGAAGGCCTCATCACCTCCGACGACCCCATCCACATGCGCCAGCGCCGCATCGTCGCGCCTGCCTTTCATCGTCAGCGCATCGCTGCCTACGCCGATGAGATCGTTGCCATCTCCGCACATCACTGCGACCGATGGCAGCCTGGCGAGACTATCGACATTTCCGCCGCCATGATGGCTCTCTCGCTCGAGATCGTCGCCCGCACCCTCTTCAACACTGCGGTCACCGCTGACATCCGCCGCATCAACGACGATGTCAACACCATCATGGGCATCTACAACTTCCTCGTCGCCTTTCCGCGCATGGAGAGCTTCCTCCACCTCCCCATCCCGGGCATCATCAAATTCCGCCGCTCCAAGGCCAGTCTCGACGCCGTCGTCCAACGCCTGATCGTCGAACACAAAGCCGAGGGCATCGACAAAGGCGACCTGCTCTCGATGCTGATCGATTCGCGCGATGACGACGCAACCGGCATGTCCGATGAGCAGATCCGCGATGAGGTCCTCACTATCTTCCTCGCCGGCTACGAGACAGTCGCCAACGCCCTTACGTGGACCTGGTACCTGCTCTCACAGAACCCAGATGTTGAGGCAAAACTCCACGCCGAACTCGATGCTGTCCTTGGATCTTCTTCAGAGATGTCATCCCGGCCGAAGTCGGAGCAAAGCGGAGACGCAGCGGAGGAGCCTGCCCTGAGCCCGTCGAAGGGATCTGCTTCTCTACCTCAGAACCATCACCGCCTCCCCACGCTCGCCGACTACCCCAGCCTTCGCTACACCGAGCAGGTATTCGCCGAATCCATGCGTCTCTACCCGCCTGCGTGGGCCATGGGTCGCATGTCCACCAGTCCCGTCACCCTTGGCCCATACGTCATTCCACCGGGCGCGCACTTCTTCATGAGCCAATACATCATGAGCCGCACACCGGAGTTCTACCCCGACCCTCTGCGCTTCGATCCAGACCGTTTCACACCCGAGAACAAAGCCGCTCGTCCGCGCTTCGCCTACTTTCCCTTCGGAGCAGGCAGCCGCCAGTGCATTGGCGAGAGCTTCGCCTGGATGGAAGGCGTCCTCGCCATCGCCACCATCGCACAGCGCTGGCGCATGAGCTACATGGGCAATACTCCGCCTGTCCCACAAGCGAAGATCACCCTTCGACCCCGCGACCCTCTGCTCATGCAACTCACGCCGCGATGA
- the tmk gene encoding dTMP kinase encodes MSRGFFITFEGLDGSGKTTQLRRLAATLEAEGRTVVTLRQPGGTALGDRIRSILLDSRSEATFGPIAPAAEMALMFADRAQSIAEIILPAVASGHIVLCDRYTDSSEAYQGGGRQLGSERILEMHRAACDNLQPDLTILLLPPLESSLHRARRRNQRNVQQRGTDENRFERESDDFYRRIYAKYEEIAAREPHRVVAIRDEASIDQIEARIREVVAARLTPVTAS; translated from the coding sequence ATGTCTCGCGGTTTCTTCATCACGTTCGAGGGCCTCGACGGTTCCGGCAAAACCACCCAGCTCCGCCGCCTCGCCGCCACGCTTGAGGCCGAAGGCCGCACCGTCGTCACCCTCCGCCAGCCAGGCGGAACCGCTCTCGGTGACCGCATCCGTTCCATCCTCCTCGACTCCCGTTCCGAGGCCACGTTTGGCCCGATCGCACCCGCCGCCGAGATGGCCCTCATGTTCGCGGACCGCGCTCAGTCCATCGCTGAGATCATCCTCCCCGCCGTCGCCTCCGGCCACATCGTGCTCTGCGACCGCTACACCGACTCCTCCGAGGCCTACCAGGGCGGCGGCCGCCAGCTAGGCAGCGAACGCATCCTTGAGATGCATCGCGCCGCGTGCGACAATCTCCAACCCGACCTGACGATCCTGCTTTTGCCGCCGCTGGAGTCTTCCCTCCACCGCGCCCGCCGCCGAAACCAGCGCAACGTTCAGCAACGTGGTACTGACGAGAACCGCTTCGAGCGCGAGTCCGACGACTTCTATCGCCGCATCTACGCCAAGTACGAGGAGATCGCCGCACGCGAGCCGCATCGAGTCGTTGCCATCCGTGATGAAGCCTCCATCGATCAGATCGAAGCCCGCATCCGGGAGGTCGTCGCCGCCCGCCTCACTCCCGTCACAGCCTCATGA
- a CDS encoding ATP-binding response regulator — MADPPELPETATVSVPNVRVLLLDDEPVNLHVRCAILRQHGYHCLPVSTIEEAMEHFDSIDIAVLDYHLGSGQFGTEAAHYLRRRRPHVPIIILSATLDRSFGGVEDMHLLKGYSSVDDLLLALSSFEAKRRGAPVVVDARDFYYSRISLAIGSDVLVQIFDDRGVWLYCNDTAADYLGQPRDWFPGRCVFDEMPTLMRDWREILQTVAHSRETYIDRTRRGLLTIPCANEQKVTWSVLAFPITLHDSRPGVVLTARILDRSPAFYA, encoded by the coding sequence ATGGCCGACCCGCCCGAACTCCCGGAGACAGCAACAGTCAGCGTTCCCAACGTTCGCGTCCTCCTGCTCGACGATGAACCGGTAAATCTGCACGTGCGCTGCGCCATCCTCCGCCAGCACGGCTACCACTGCCTCCCCGTCTCCACCATCGAGGAAGCCATGGAGCACTTCGACTCCATCGACATCGCCGTGCTCGACTACCACCTCGGCTCCGGCCAGTTCGGCACTGAGGCCGCGCATTATCTCCGTCGCCGCCGCCCTCACGTCCCCATCATCATCCTCTCGGCCACGCTCGACCGCTCCTTCGGCGGCGTCGAGGACATGCACCTCCTCAAGGGCTACAGCTCTGTCGACGATCTTCTCCTTGCCCTCAGTTCGTTCGAAGCCAAACGCCGCGGCGCTCCCGTGGTCGTCGATGCCAGAGACTTCTACTACTCGCGCATCTCGCTTGCCATCGGCTCCGACGTCCTCGTGCAGATCTTCGACGACCGCGGCGTCTGGCTCTACTGCAACGACACAGCCGCCGATTACCTTGGCCAGCCCCGCGATTGGTTCCCCGGCCGCTGCGTCTTCGACGAGATGCCCACGCTCATGCGCGACTGGCGCGAGATCCTCCAGACTGTAGCTCACAGCCGCGAGACCTACATCGATCGTACCCGCCGCGGCCTGCTCACCATCCCCTGCGCCAACGAGCAGAAAGTCACCTGGAGCGTCCTAGCCTTCCCCATCACGCTCCACGACAGCCGCCCCGGAGTCGTCCTCACCGCCCGCATCCTCGACCGCTCCCCTGCCTTTTACGCCTAG
- the lpxD gene encoding UDP-3-O-(3-hydroxymyristoyl)glucosamine N-acyltransferase, with amino-acid sequence MKLADLAYRLGATLEGDPDLTINGVAAIDAASPGDLTFVANPKYAALARTTHASAVLVEPSFPKITAATLRIDNPYLAFARSIELFYQPPAYPPGIHPTAVVAPTAKIGANAHIGAYVVVGDHVVIGDNAVILPHVVLYPHVRAGNNLFAHAHAVVREHCRLGDNVVLQNGAIIGADGFGFAKQSDGTWYKILQSGPAVLEDAVEVQALACIDRASIGETRIHAGAKIDNLVQVGHGSSVGKDTLLCAQVGLAGSTTVGRNVILAGQVGVAGHCTIGDGALATAQSGIPNDVEPGKVVSGYPAIDNRQWLRSVALINRLPELLRGLKSQSKQ; translated from the coding sequence ATGAAACTCGCCGACCTCGCCTATCGACTCGGAGCCACCCTTGAGGGCGACCCCGACCTCACAATCAACGGCGTAGCCGCCATCGACGCAGCGTCTCCTGGCGACCTGACCTTCGTTGCCAATCCCAAGTACGCCGCCCTCGCCCGAACTACTCACGCCTCCGCCGTTCTCGTCGAGCCCTCGTTTCCTAAGATCACCGCTGCCACACTCCGGATCGACAACCCCTACCTCGCCTTCGCCCGCTCCATCGAACTCTTCTACCAGCCGCCCGCCTATCCCCCCGGCATCCACCCCACTGCCGTCGTCGCTCCCACGGCAAAGATCGGAGCCAACGCTCACATCGGGGCGTATGTCGTCGTCGGAGATCACGTCGTCATCGGCGACAACGCTGTCATTCTGCCCCATGTGGTCCTTTACCCGCACGTCCGCGCCGGCAACAACCTCTTCGCACACGCCCACGCCGTCGTCCGCGAGCACTGCCGGCTCGGCGACAACGTCGTCCTCCAGAACGGGGCCATCATCGGCGCCGACGGCTTCGGCTTCGCCAAGCAGTCCGACGGAACCTGGTACAAGATCCTCCAGTCCGGCCCGGCCGTCCTCGAAGACGCCGTCGAGGTCCAGGCCCTCGCCTGCATCGACCGTGCCTCCATTGGCGAAACCCGTATCCACGCTGGCGCCAAGATCGACAATCTCGTCCAGGTCGGCCACGGCTCCTCCGTCGGCAAGGACACCCTTCTCTGCGCCCAGGTCGGCCTGGCCGGTTCCACGACCGTTGGCAGGAATGTCATTCTTGCCGGTCAGGTCGGCGTCGCCGGACACTGCACCATCGGTGACGGCGCCCTCGCCACCGCTCAGAGCGGCATCCCCAACGACGTCGAGCCCGGCAAAGTCGTCAGTGGCTACCCCGCAATCGACAACCGCCAGTGGCTCCGCTCAGTCGCTCTCATCAACAGGCTCCCCGAGTTGCTGAGGGGTCTGAAGTCCCAGTCGAAGCAATAG
- a CDS encoding DUF6982 domain-containing protein: MSSAHKKVIVRRFIGDTLAGYLPLSGFVRSLPSGRTIDLLDLTGRVVSLPLSDIKHICYVRDFNLNDTANPERLTRRTFLARPRTEGLWLRLTFRGEETDPFEGLAPIDATILDDMLNDAGLFLTPPDTRSNTQRIYVPRAAVTELQLLAVITTPSRRKPLPSSSLPSLQEDLFNAPLPPNTRPN, translated from the coding sequence ATGTCCTCCGCCCACAAAAAAGTCATCGTGCGCCGCTTCATCGGAGACACCCTCGCCGGTTACTTGCCTCTCTCCGGCTTCGTCCGCAGCCTGCCCTCCGGACGCACCATCGACCTCCTCGACCTCACAGGCCGCGTCGTCAGCCTCCCCCTCAGCGACATCAAGCACATCTGTTACGTCCGCGACTTCAATCTCAACGACACAGCGAACCCCGAGCGCCTGACCCGGCGAACCTTTCTGGCCCGCCCACGCACCGAGGGGCTCTGGCTTCGCCTCACCTTCCGCGGAGAGGAGACCGACCCGTTCGAAGGCCTCGCCCCCATCGACGCCACCATCCTCGATGACATGCTTAACGACGCCGGTCTCTTCCTCACTCCGCCCGATACCCGCTCGAACACCCAGCGCATCTACGTCCCTCGCGCCGCCGTCACCGAACTGCAACTGCTCGCCGTCATTACCACCCCATCCCGCCGCAAGCCGCTCCCATCCTCCTCGCTCCCGTCACTTCAGGAGGACCTCTTCAACGCGCCGCTGCCGCCAAACACCCGCCCCAACTAG
- a CDS encoding tRNA nucleotidyltransferase/poly(A) polymerase family protein: MADYIYLLENRLSKPQQAALKKVREVARSKGLTTFLVGGAVRDLTSGSPVRDLDVVVQGTALKIKKDIEKAGGEISGDSELTQSFFVRFPGGVRMEIGGTLTVTYPKPGKPVYKPATILDDLRRRDFTANAMALSLNEGSYGLLMDPLNGVADIENRELRLVSPYGFIEDPVRMIRAARLMARLGWQMDERTQSRYETGKQEGYISAMSAFQRSYELEEIFLEDDPLRVLKRLEAEGWMKHLNHSVSSSKANVAELDRLRETQAQLHIQGIDADISLASFPLLTAKMPPKDVAALKRSFPRRAFVEEIEALDKEAREFAAQLTSKSAALPSQAWKLIHSARPEVVLWAAHTGKGATIQGKFKAFYTEWPQAKQKIPYALMQEMRITPELAGYDELVEKLFFELMDGKLGTVEAMKAFLEPYSPPAPPPPVHLRRARAAKKEPKVPKVKKKAEVEISTAAASVAVPVSEVAAAAKPTGKPAKGEEKKPAVPAKATAPVKAEAKKPAVPAPKAAAAAKAPAKKAAAVVKKVAAKKAAPAKKAPAKKAPAKPAKKATPLKKAVAKKTSAKPAEKKVAAKRPTPAKKAPVKKRR, encoded by the coding sequence ATGGCCGATTATATCTATCTGCTTGAAAACAGGCTTTCGAAGCCGCAGCAGGCGGCGCTGAAAAAAGTTAGGGAAGTTGCTCGTTCAAAAGGGCTTACGACCTTTCTTGTAGGGGGAGCGGTACGCGACCTGACGAGCGGCTCTCCGGTGCGAGACCTTGATGTAGTTGTTCAGGGTACTGCGCTCAAAATAAAGAAAGATATAGAAAAAGCCGGCGGCGAGATCAGCGGGGACTCGGAGCTGACGCAGTCGTTTTTTGTTCGGTTCCCGGGTGGAGTCCGGATGGAGATTGGCGGCACGCTGACGGTAACGTATCCAAAGCCGGGCAAGCCGGTGTACAAACCCGCGACGATCCTGGACGATCTGCGCCGACGGGACTTTACGGCCAATGCAATGGCGCTGTCGCTGAACGAGGGGTCGTATGGGCTGCTGATGGACCCTCTGAACGGGGTGGCCGACATCGAGAACCGCGAGCTTCGGCTGGTGAGTCCCTACGGCTTCATCGAGGACCCGGTGCGAATGATACGGGCGGCACGACTCATGGCCCGGTTGGGTTGGCAGATGGACGAGAGAACCCAATCCCGGTACGAGACCGGCAAGCAGGAGGGCTACATCTCTGCGATGTCAGCCTTCCAGCGGTCATACGAACTGGAGGAGATCTTCCTCGAGGACGATCCGCTGCGGGTGTTGAAGCGGCTAGAGGCCGAGGGGTGGATGAAGCATCTGAACCATTCCGTGAGCTCGAGCAAAGCGAATGTGGCAGAACTGGATCGCCTGCGGGAGACGCAGGCGCAGCTCCATATACAGGGAATCGATGCGGATATTTCGTTGGCGAGCTTCCCGTTGCTGACGGCGAAGATGCCTCCCAAGGACGTGGCTGCGCTGAAGAGGAGCTTCCCGCGGCGGGCGTTTGTGGAGGAGATTGAAGCCCTGGACAAAGAGGCCAGGGAGTTTGCGGCTCAGTTGACAAGCAAGAGCGCAGCGCTGCCGTCGCAGGCGTGGAAGCTGATTCACTCGGCGAGACCGGAGGTTGTGCTGTGGGCGGCCCATACGGGCAAGGGCGCGACGATTCAAGGAAAGTTCAAGGCCTTCTACACGGAGTGGCCGCAGGCGAAGCAGAAGATTCCGTACGCGTTGATGCAGGAGATGCGGATTACTCCGGAGCTTGCCGGGTATGACGAACTGGTAGAGAAGCTTTTCTTTGAGCTGATGGATGGCAAGCTGGGAACGGTTGAGGCGATGAAGGCCTTCCTTGAACCATATTCTCCGCCGGCTCCTCCGCCGCCGGTGCATCTGCGCCGGGCTCGCGCGGCCAAGAAGGAGCCTAAGGTGCCTAAAGTTAAGAAGAAAGCTGAAGTCGAAATCTCGACCGCAGCGGCTTCGGTGGCTGTGCCTGTTTCTGAGGTCGCTGCCGCGGCTAAGCCGACCGGTAAACCGGCTAAGGGAGAGGAGAAGAAGCCCGCGGTTCCAGCGAAGGCAACTGCTCCGGTAAAGGCTGAGGCGAAAAAGCCGGCGGTGCCAGCTCCTAAGGCGGCCGCTGCGGCCAAGGCTCCGGCTAAGAAGGCTGCGGCTGTCGTGAAGAAAGTTGCAGCTAAGAAGGCTGCCCCGGCCAAGAAAGCCCCAGCCAAGAAGGCTCCGGCAAAGCCGGCGAAGAAGGCCACGCCGCTAAAGAAGGCGGTAGCTAAGAAGACTTCGGCCAAGCCGGCTGAAAAAAAGGTTGCAGCGAAGCGACCGACTCCGGCCAAAAAGGCTCCCGTAAAGAAGAGGCGGTAG
- a CDS encoding cytochrome c oxidase subunit 3, whose translation MPPTITPINTEREKKHRLDDHDGGHGRRPPTDKRTGGGGDNDSWNDRPQGRRGPREKLSRYRMAVFFALAGDLMFFIAIVSAFFVAQGTGHYDAYNNYVNQWLPTAIPPILWLNTAILLLSSVAMEIARRHMFRENDVMDEWLGLGKPITHRALPWVAATLLLGLVFLAGQSMAWHQLALQHVFFRSNPSSHFFFLITYTHAIHLFLGVSALVATLVGLSASHLLETRQILVDCTAWYWHAMGIFWTFLFVLLAFFQ comes from the coding sequence ATGCCCCCGACCATTACGCCGATCAATACGGAGCGAGAGAAAAAACACCGCCTCGACGATCACGATGGCGGTCACGGGCGTCGTCCGCCAACCGACAAACGGACCGGCGGCGGAGGCGACAACGACAGCTGGAACGACCGTCCCCAGGGACGCCGCGGCCCGCGTGAAAAGCTAAGCCGCTACCGCATGGCCGTTTTCTTCGCGCTCGCTGGCGACCTCATGTTCTTTATCGCCATCGTCAGTGCCTTCTTTGTCGCCCAGGGCACGGGCCACTACGACGCCTACAACAACTACGTCAATCAGTGGCTTCCCACCGCCATTCCTCCCATCCTCTGGCTCAACACCGCGATCCTCCTCCTGAGCTCAGTCGCCATGGAGATCGCCCGCCGCCACATGTTCCGTGAAAACGACGTCATGGACGAGTGGCTCGGCCTCGGCAAGCCCATCACGCACCGCGCTCTGCCTTGGGTCGCGGCCACGCTGCTGCTGGGGCTCGTCTTCCTCGCCGGTCAGTCAATGGCCTGGCATCAGCTCGCGCTCCAGCACGTATTCTTCCGCTCAAACCCAAGCAGCCACTTCTTCTTCCTCATCACGTACACCCACGCCATACACCTCTTTCTCGGAGTAAGCGCTCTGGTGGCAACGCTCGTCGGTCTCAGCGCCTCGCACCTGCTCGAGACCCGCCAGATCCTCGTCGACTGCACCGCCTGGTACTGGCACGCAATGGGTATCTTCTGGACATTCCTCTTCGTTCTCCTTGCCTTCTTCCAATAG
- a CDS encoding cytochrome c oxidase subunit I, whose protein sequence is MTPRQNPAPQARPQAQPAAKPGPEPWTISPRFSFTDHRTIGRQYLALALITVAVGTLLSLVMRLHLVWPDWRFPLHGPILPEDYLALVTLHGTLMLFFVLTTAPQAGFSNLVLPAQIGARHMAFPRLNAASFWLTALALVTLLASPFVPGGTAISGWTAYPPLSAVSSAGPGQGAGMDIWLAAIAIFSIASTISSINTLVTITGMRCEGMTWNRLPLTVWGWFTAALLSIIAFSVLLAALLLLFCDRHAGTSFFLPTGDLVNGALHVSGRPGNGSPLLWLHLFWFFGHPEVYIAILPGMGLTSMLLANFSYRKVFAYRMMIVTTLLIGGLGILLWGHHMFVAGLSPFASSAFSVTTLAIALPASAKVLGWIATVWRSRPQYTTAMLFSLGFVSLFITGGLTGPVLAQPILDEYLHNTFFVVAHFHLIMAMAGVFGLFAATYYWFPLLTARAGQPGRIMSETMGRWHFWLTLVFAYSTFVPMHFTGLAGEPRHYAQLTGVPGPGGALSPAGHLLSATLPLNRHITASAILLAAAQLIFLFNLIRSLRRGVPAPPNPWQATTLEWHPGLHPAAPASASEEQIVVYRAPCHYVSSNHHEEGFLPQWVSDDDSPPESKSE, encoded by the coding sequence ATGACACCCAGGCAAAACCCAGCGCCGCAAGCCAGGCCCCAGGCCCAGCCTGCAGCCAAACCCGGCCCTGAGCCCTGGACCATAAGTCCTCGCTTCTCCTTCACAGACCATCGAACCATCGGCCGCCAGTACCTCGCCCTCGCGCTCATTACGGTTGCCGTTGGCACGCTGCTCTCGCTCGTCATGCGACTTCACCTCGTCTGGCCGGACTGGCGATTCCCCCTTCACGGTCCGATCCTGCCGGAGGACTACCTCGCTCTCGTCACCCTGCACGGCACGCTGATGCTCTTCTTCGTTCTCACCACGGCTCCGCAGGCAGGTTTCAGCAATCTTGTCCTTCCCGCGCAGATCGGTGCCCGCCACATGGCCTTCCCCCGCCTCAATGCCGCCAGCTTCTGGCTCACCGCGCTTGCGTTGGTGACTCTGCTCGCCTCGCCCTTCGTCCCAGGTGGCACCGCCATCTCTGGTTGGACCGCCTACCCACCCCTCAGCGCCGTCTCCAGTGCAGGCCCCGGTCAGGGTGCCGGCATGGACATCTGGCTCGCGGCCATTGCCATCTTTTCCATCGCGTCCACTATCAGCTCTATTAACACGCTCGTCACAATCACCGGCATGCGCTGCGAAGGCATGACCTGGAATCGCCTCCCGCTCACTGTCTGGGGATGGTTCACCGCCGCTCTTCTCAGCATCATCGCCTTCTCGGTGCTCCTCGCAGCGCTTTTGCTGCTCTTCTGTGACCGCCATGCCGGAACCAGCTTCTTCCTTCCCACTGGCGACCTCGTCAACGGAGCCCTCCACGTCTCGGGACGCCCTGGCAACGGCAGCCCACTCCTCTGGCTCCATCTCTTCTGGTTCTTCGGACACCCCGAGGTCTACATCGCCATCCTCCCCGGTATGGGACTGACGTCAATGCTGCTAGCGAACTTCTCCTACAGAAAAGTCTTTGCCTACCGCATGATGATCGTCACCACGCTGCTCATCGGCGGCCTCGGCATCCTGCTCTGGGGACACCACATGTTTGTCGCCGGCTTGAGCCCCTTCGCCAGCTCTGCCTTCTCGGTCACTACGCTGGCCATCGCGCTCCCAGCGTCAGCCAAGGTGTTGGGCTGGATTGCGACCGTGTGGCGCTCCCGCCCGCAGTACACCACCGCGATGCTCTTCTCCCTCGGTTTCGTCTCCCTCTTCATCACCGGAGGCCTCACCGGCCCTGTCCTCGCCCAGCCCATCCTCGACGAGTACCTCCACAACACCTTCTTTGTCGTCGCCCACTTCCACCTCATCATGGCCATGGCCGGCGTCTTCGGACTCTTCGCCGCTACCTACTATTGGTTTCCGCTCCTCACCGCGCGCGCTGGCCAGCCTGGCCGCATAATGTCCGAGACAATGGGCCGCTGGCACTTCTGGCTCACCCTCGTTTTTGCTTATTCGACGTTTGTCCCCATGCACTTCACCGGCCTCGCTGGAGAGCCTCGCCACTACGCGCAGCTAACCGGTGTCCCAGGCCCAGGAGGAGCGCTCAGCCCTGCTGGCCATCTCCTCTCGGCCACGCTCCCTCTCAACCGCCACATCACTGCCAGCGCCATTCTGCTGGCCGCCGCTCAGCTCATCTTCCTCTTCAACCTCATCCGCAGTCTTCGTCGTGGAGTTCCCGCTCCGCCCAACCCCTGGCAAGCGACCACACTTGAGTGGCACCCGGGCTTGCATCCCGCCGCCCCTGCCTCGGCATCAGAGGAGCAGATCGTCGTTTACCGCGCTCCATGTCACTATGTTTCGTCAAACCATCACGAGGAAGGTTTTCTCCCGCAGTGGGTCTCTGACGACGACTCTCCACCGGAGTCAAAATCGGAGTAA
- a CDS encoding cupredoxin domain-containing protein, translated as MTSLSHAAADILASWWLPVDASAHGPALDRHLLLNLWIILGLATLAHILLVTGLILRRASEPRSLWRLEYLPLAAFAILFAALAVKAERLWAATRYTGASPSALQVEVTGMQFAWYFRYPGTDAIFGVTRPQLASPAEGNPVGIDPIDPHGADDIVTSELVLPANREVDLRLRAEDVIHGFSIPELRLKQNAVPGDTIHIHFTPTVPGTYAILCTQLCGLGHYRMNATLRIVSQEEYVAWLAQRQKAVQP; from the coding sequence GTGACCTCTCTCTCGCATGCTGCCGCCGATATTCTGGCCTCGTGGTGGCTGCCGGTCGACGCGAGCGCTCACGGTCCCGCGCTCGATCGCCATCTCCTGCTCAATCTTTGGATCATCCTCGGTCTCGCCACCCTCGCTCATATCCTGCTCGTTACCGGCCTCATCCTGCGCCGCGCCTCCGAGCCCCGCAGCCTCTGGCGACTTGAGTACCTCCCGCTCGCCGCCTTCGCCATCCTCTTTGCTGCGCTTGCGGTCAAAGCCGAGCGCCTCTGGGCCGCCACCCGATACACCGGAGCCTCCCCCTCCGCCCTCCAGGTCGAGGTCACCGGGATGCAGTTTGCCTGGTACTTTCGCTACCCCGGTACCGATGCCATCTTTGGCGTCACACGTCCCCAACTCGCCTCGCCCGCGGAAGGTAACCCTGTCGGCATCGATCCCATAGACCCCCACGGCGCCGACGACATCGTCACCTCCGAACTGGTCCTTCCTGCGAACCGCGAGGTCGATCTCCGCCTCCGCGCCGAAGATGTCATCCATGGCTTCTCCATTCCCGAGCTACGCCTCAAGCAGAACGCCGTTCCCGGCGACACCATTCACATCCACTTCACCCCTACCGTTCCTGGGACATACGCCATTCTCTGCACCCAACTCTGCGGCCTCGGGCACTACCGCATGAATGCCACCCTCCGCATCGTCTCCCAGGAGGAATACGTTGCCTGGCTCGCCCAAAGACAAAAGGCGGTCCAGCCATGA